The Christiangramia forsetii KT0803 DNA segment TCAGGAACGTTTGAAAGATAGAATAAGTCTAAGAAGAAGGTTCAATATTTTTGACCTTAGCGAGAAAAAGATGGAAGATTTCCTGGAAAGATTCAAAAAGTCAGATTTTAATTATCTGAATGGATATACCAGTGCGATTGTACTTTTTGCTCGTTTTTTAAAGGACAAAAATCTTATTCTGAAAGAACTTTGCCCAAGCCTTAATATTTGTATTGTAACTTCTGAAAGACTTTTTGAAAAAGATCAGCAACTCATAGAAGATGCTCTTGGTGTCCCGGTGATCAATGAATACGGCGCCAGTGAAGTAGGCTTAATAGCTTTTGAAGATGCTGAAAATCATTGGATTGTAAATTCTGAAGATCTCTACATTGAAATTCTTGATGAAAATGATCACATTCTTCCTTATGGTGAAGAAGGTCGCGTAGTTATTACATCCCTATACAACAAAGCCCACCCGATGATTCGGTATGATATTGGCGATATTGGGTGCCTCTCTAAAAAAAGCACGCTCAAAAAACCAATTCTTGAAAAGCTGATTGGAAGAACCAACGATATTGCAAGATTACCCGATGGCAAAGTAGTTCCGGGACTTACATTTTACTACGTCACCAAAACCATTATTGAAGATAACGGACACATCAAAGAATTTGTGATCATTCAAACTGAAATGGATGAGTTTAAAATAGAATATGTTAGTAAGCAGGAATTTTCCGAAGAACAACGAGCTAAAATATTAGATGCGATTGGCACTTATGTGGGGGAAAATTTAAAAATTAATTTCGAAAGAAAGGATATTCTAAAACGTAGTCGTAGCGGAAAACTCAAACAGTTTATTTCTCATTTGAAATAGCTCTTACCTGTTTAGATTTCACAAAGAATTGCTCGTTTAAAAATATGAGCATTCTCCAGATACTATGGAAAAACCCATACTTGAGGACAGAATGGTACACCTTGAAATTGTATTTAAGCATTTCAAGTTTATTGGTAGAAATAGAATTTTTTCTAATCCTGTACACCGCAAGAGATTCGGCTATGCCCTCGATTGGGCCTCCCTCCT contains these protein-coding regions:
- a CDS encoding phenylacetate--CoA ligase family protein, translated to MDWFKLSLQLNKFPIERAKKTLEEIQNIPEHEYAEYQRKRKNAIIDYHIQHNDFYREFFNWDGFDDWQHVPIMKKSDLQHPLKDRLSSTYNTKTAYIGKTSGSSGHPFIFAKNRFAHALSWAGFQDRYRWYHIDLNKSLQARFYGIPLDFYGNVQERLKDRISLRRRFNIFDLSEKKMEDFLERFKKSDFNYLNGYTSAIVLFARFLKDKNLILKELCPSLNICIVTSERLFEKDQQLIEDALGVPVINEYGASEVGLIAFEDAENHWIVNSEDLYIEILDENDHILPYGEEGRVVITSLYNKAHPMIRYDIGDIGCLSKKSTLKKPILEKLIGRTNDIARLPDGKVVPGLTFYYVTKTIIEDNGHIKEFVIIQTEMDEFKIEYVSKQEFSEEQRAKILDAIGTYVGENLKINFERKDILKRSRSGKLKQFISHLK